A genomic segment from Cricetulus griseus strain 17A/GY chromosome 8, alternate assembly CriGri-PICRH-1.0, whole genome shotgun sequence encodes:
- the Ncapd2 gene encoding condensin complex subunit 1 — protein sequence MSSQNFEFHLPLSPEELLKSGGVNQYVVQEVLPIKYLPSQLRAFQSAFRARGPLAMLEHFDTVYSILHHFRSIDPGLKEDTLEFLIKVVSCHSQELPSILDDTTLSVSDRSAHLNALKMNCYALIRLLESFENMTSRTSLINLEVGGKGKKAQAKAAHGFDWEEERQPVLQLLTQLLQLDIRHLWNHSVIEEEFVSLVTGCCYRLLENPTISHQKNRPTREAIAHLLGVALVRYNHMLSATVKIIQMLQHFEHLPSVLVAAVSLWATDYGMKSIVGEIVREIGQKCPQELSRDTAGTKGFSAFLTELAERIPAILMSSMCILLDHLDGENYMMRNAVLAAMAEVVLQVLKGDQLEETARETRDQFLDILQAHGHDVNSFVRSRVLQLFTRIVQQKVLPLTRFQAVMALAVGRLADKSVLVCKNAIQLLASFVANNPFSCKLSDTDLAGPLQKETQKLQEMRAAQRQTAAASAALDPEEEWEAMLPEVKSTLQQFLELPQEEGDQQIADTETVEEVKGRIRQLLAKASYKQAIILTREATGHFQESEPFSHTDLEETSFLNLLGIIFKGPAASTQESHGDTVPAPTDSKDTPSVSEPEVPQRGDELVKQEMLVQYLQDACSFSQKITEAISIISKMMYENTTTVVQEVIEFFVMVFQFGVPQALFGVRRMLPLIWSKEPGVREAVLNAYRQLYLSPKGDSARATAQALVQNLSLLLVDASVGTIQCLEEILCEFVQKDEIKPAVTQLLWERTTEKVPCSPLERCSSVMLLGMMARGKPEIIGSNLDTLVRVGLDEKFPQDYRLAQQVCLAISNISDRRKPSLGEREPPFRLPQEHVLFERLREMVTKGFAHPHPLWIPFKEVAVSLTYQLAEGPEVICAQMLQGCAKQALEKLEKTTTEEDPKETVPTLPTFLLMNLLSLAGDVALQQLVHLEQAVSGELGRRRVLREEQEHRTKEPKEKNTSSETTMEEEMGLVGATADDTEAELIHSICEKELLDGNQVLAAFVPLLLKVCNNPGLYNDPALCAAASLALGKFCMISASFCDSQLRLLFTMLEKSSLPTVRSNLMIATGDLAIRFPNLVDPWTPHLYARLRDPAQQVRRTAGLVMTHLILKDMVKVKGQVSEMAVLLIDPVPQIGALAKNFFNELSHKGNAVYNLLPDIISRLSDPECGVEEEPFHTIMKQLLSYITKDKQTESLVEKLCHRFRTARTERQYRDLAYCVSQLPLTDKGLHKMLDNFDCFGDKLLDESVFSAFLSVVGKLRRGAKPEGKATIDEFEQKLRACHTRGMDGIEELETGQEGSQQALSAKKPSAVSRRQPLTSIDSDNDFVTPKPRRTNRHRPNTQQRKSKKKAKVVFSSDESSEDELSAEMTEEETPKRTTPIRRSSARRHRS from the exons ATGTCTTCGCAAAACTTTGAATTCCATCTGCCCTTATCTCCAGAGGAGTTGCTGAAAAGTGGAGGTGTGAATCAGTATGTTGTTCAAGAGGTTTTGCCCATCAAGTATCTTCCATCCCAGCTTAGAG CCTTTCAGTCTGCTTTCCGAGCTCGGGGACCTCTGGCTATGCTGGAGCACTTTGATACAGTCTACAGTATTTTACA TCACTTTCGAAGTATAGATCCTGGCCTCAAGGAAGATACCCTGGAATTCCTGATAAAAG TGGTATCCTGCCACTCCCAGGAACTTCCGTCCATCCTGGATGATACAACTCTGAGTGTATCAGATAGAAGTGCCCATCTCAATGCCCTCAAAATGAATTGCTATGCCCTGATACGCCTCTTAGAGTCCTTTGAGAATATGACCAGCCGGACAAGCCTCATCAACCTGGAAGTGGGTGGGAAG GGTAAGAAGGCCCAGGCCAAGGCAGCCCATGGCTTtgactgggaagaagagaggcagccGGTTCTTCAGCTTTTAACACAGCTACTCCAGTTGGACATTCGTCACCTATGGAACCACTCAGTAATTGAAGAGGAGTTTGTCAG TTTGGTTACTGGCTGTTGCTACCGCCTTTTGGAGAATCCCACCATTAGTCACCAGAAGAACCGCCCCACCAGGGAAGCCATAGCACACCTGCTTGGGGTGGCCCTGGTCCGTTACAATCATATGCTCA GTGCAACTGTGAAGATTATCCAGATGCTGCAGCACTTTGAGCACCTGCCATCCGTGCTAGTGGCAGCTGTGAGTCTCTGGGCAACAGACTATGGGATGAAGAGCATCGTGGGAGAGATCGTAAG AGAGATTGGACAGAAGTGTCCACAGGAGCTGAGTCGAGACACGGCTGGGACAAAGGGCTTTTCAGCCTTCCTCACTGAGCTAGCAGAGCGAATCCCAGCTATCCTTATGTCCAGCATGTGCATTTTGCTAGATCATCTGGATGGAGAG AATTACATGATGCGCAATGCTGTGCTTGCAGCCATGGCCGAGGTGGTCCTGCAGGTCCTAAAAGGTGACCAACTAGAAGAAACAGCTCGAGAAACCAGAGATCAGTTCCTGGACATCTTGCAAGCTCATGGCCATGATGTCAACTCCTTTGTTCGAAGCCGTGTTTTGCAGCTCTTTACCCGAATTGTCCAGCAGAAG GTCCTCCCCCTGACGCGTTTCCAGGCAGTGATGGCCTTAGCAGTGGGGCGTCTGGCAGACAAGTCAGTGCTCGTATGTAAAAATGCCATCCAGCTGCTGGCCAGCTTCGTAGCCAATAATCCCTTTTCCTGCAAG CTTAGTGACACTGACCTTGCTGGACCACTGCAGAAGGAGACCCAGAAATTACAAGAGATGAGAGCAGCCCAGAGGCAAACTGCAGCTGCTT CTGCAGCGCTAGACCCAGAGGAGGAATGGGAAGCCATGTTGCCAGAAGTGAAGTCTACCCTGCAGCAGTTTCTAGAGCTTCCCCAGGAAGAGGGAGACCAACAAATTGCTGACACGGAGACTGTGGAGGAGGTGAAAGGACGCATCCGTCAGCTGCTTGCCAAAGCCAGTTACAA GCAGGCTATTATTCTCACTCGAGAAGCCACCGGCCACTTCCAAGAGTCTGAACCCTTCAGTCACACAGACCTAGAAGAGACCAGCTTCCTGAATCTCCTGGGAATTATCTTCAAAG GCCCTGCAGCTTCCACACAGGAGTCTCATGGGGACACAGTCCCAGCGCCAACTGACAGTAAAGACACTCCCAGTGTGTCTGAGCCTGAGGTACCCCAGAGGGGCGATGAGCTGGTGAAGCAGGAGATGCTGGTGCAGTATCTGCAGGATGCCTGCAGCTTCTCCCAGAAGATCACAGAAGCCATCAGCATCATCAGCAAGATGATGTATGAAAACACAACCACAG TGGTGCAGGAAGTGATTGAATTCTTTGTGATGGTGTTCCAATTTGGGGTACCCCAGGCTCTGTTTGGGGTTCGCCGCATGCTGCCTCTCATCTGGTCTAAGGAGCCTGGTGTCCGGGAAGCTGTACTGAATGCCTACCGCCAACTCTACCTCAGCCCAAAAGGGGACTCAGCCAG AGCCACGGCCCAGGCCTTGGTACAGAACCTCTCTTTGTTGTTAGTGGACGCCTCTGTCGGAACCATCCAGTGTCTTGAGGAAATC ctTTGTGAGTTTGTGCAGAAGGATGAGATAAAACCAGCAGTGACCCAACTGCTCTGGGAGCGGACCACGGAAAAGGTCCCCTGCTCTCCTCTGGAGCGCTGTTCCTCGGTCATGCTTCTTGGCATGATGGCACG AGGAAAACCAGAAATTATAGGAAGCAATTTAGACACTCTGGTGAGGGTAGGGCTGGATGAGAAGTTTCCACAGGACTACAGGCTGGCCCAGCAGGTGTGCCTTGCCATTTCCAACATCTCAGATAGGAGAAAG CCTTCCCTGGGTGAACGTGAGCCTCCCTTCCGGCTGCCTCAGGAACACGTGTTGTTTGAACGACTTCGGGAGATGGTCACAAAGG GCTTTGCACATCCACATCCCCTCTGGATCCCATTCAAAGAGGTGGCAGTGAGCCTGACCTACCAGCTGGCAGAGGGCCCTGAAGTGATCTGTGCCCAGATGCTGCAAGGCTGTGCAAAGCAAGCCTTGGAGAAGCTGGAGAAGACCACCACTGAGGAGGACCCCA AGGAGACTGTCCCCACGCTCCCCACATTCCTGCTGATGAACCTGCTGTCACTGGCTGGGGATGTGGCCCTCCAGCAGCTGGTCCATTTGGAACAAGCAGTGAGTGGCGAGCTGGGCCGGCGGCGCGTTCTGCGGGAGGAGCAGGAGCACAGGACCAAGGAGCCCAAGGAGAAG AACACAAGCTCTGAAACAACtatggaggaagagatggggctGGTCGGGGCCACCGCTGATGACACAGAGGCAGAGCTAATCCATAGCATCTGTGAGAAGGAACTGCTGGATG GCAACCAGGTACTAGCTGCCTTCGTCCCGCTGCTGCTTAAGGTCTGCAACAACCCTGGCCTCTACAACGACCCAGCCCTCTGTGCCGCTGCTTCACTGGCCCTTGGCAAGTTCTGCATGATCAG TGCCTCTTTCTGTGACTCCCAGCTTCGTCTACTATTCACCATGCTTGAGAAGTCTTCACTCCCCACTGTCCGCTCTAATCTCATGATTGCCACTGGGGATCTGGCTATCCGCTTCCCCAACCTGGTGGATCCCTGGACTCCTCATCTCTACGCCCG CCTCCGAGACCCAGCTCAGCAAGTGCGAAGGACAGCGGGCCTGGTGATGACACATCTGATCCTGAAGGACATGGTGAAAGTGAAGGGGCAGGTGAGCGAGATGGCCGTGCTGCTCATCGACCCTGTGCCTCAGATTGGTGCCCTGGCCAAGAATTTCTTCAATGAGCTCTCCCACAAG GGCAATGCAGTCTATAATCTCCTCCCTGATATCATCAGCCGCCTGTCAGACCCAGAGTGTGGGGTGGAGGAGGAGCCCTTCCACACTATCATGAA GCAGCTCCTGTCCTACATCACCAAGGACAAACAGACTGAGAGCTTGGTGGAGAAGCTGTGTCATCGGTTCCGCACAGCCCG AACTGAGCGGCAGTACCGGGACCTGGCCTACTGTGTGTCCCAGCTGCCCCTCACAGACAAAGGCCTTCACAAGATGCTTGACAACTTTGACTGCTTTGGAGATAAGCTGTTAGATGAATCTGTCTTCAGTGCCTTTTTGTCAGTTGTGGGCAAACTGCGTCGTGGGGCCAAGCCTGAGGGCAAG
- the Mrpl51 gene encoding 39S ribosomal protein L51, mitochondrial: protein MAGSLPWVASRSLWGLTPLASFRSFSQGVPLLTRVRLTLPPPRVVDRWDEKRALFGVYDNIGILGNFEKHPKELIKGPVWLRGWRGNELQRCIRKRRMVGSRMFADDLHNLNKRINYLYKHFNRHGKYR from the exons ATGGCGGGGAGTCTTCCTTGGGTGGCAAGCAGGAGCCTGTGGGGCCTGACGCCCTTGGCGAGCTTCAGAAGCTTCTCGCAGG GTGTCCCGCTGCTGACCCGCGTCAGGCTCACCCTTCCGCCCCCCAGAGTGGTGGATCGCTGGGACGAGAAGCGGGCTCTGTTTGGAGTATATGACAATATCGGAATCCTGG GGAATTTCGAAAAGCACCCAAAAGAACTGATCAAGGGCCCAGTGTGGCTTCGAGGCTGGAGAGGAAATGAATTACAGCGTTGTATCCGAAAGAGGAGAATGgttggaagcagaatgtttgcCGATGACCTGCACAACCTTAACAAACGGATCAACTATCTCTACAAACACTTTAACCGGCATGGGAAGTATCGCTAG